In Heteronotia binoei isolate CCM8104 ecotype False Entrance Well chromosome 4, APGP_CSIRO_Hbin_v1, whole genome shotgun sequence, a genomic segment contains:
- the ANKRA2 gene encoding ankyrin repeat family A protein 2: MESSSNLDVGAPLIVEDCASSYSLSHMPNIKVEHHLDPSVEEGPAQSVAMGMKFILPNRFDMNVCSRFVKSLNEEDSKNIQDQVNSDLEVASVLFKAECNIHTSPSPGIQVRHVYTPSTTKHFSPIKQSTTLTNKHRGNEVSTTPLLVNSLSIHQLAAQGEMLYLATRIEQENVINHTDEEGFTPLMWAAAHGQIAVVEFLLQNGADAQILGKGRESALSLACSKGYTDIVKMLLDCGVDVNEYDWNGGTPLLYAVHGNHVKCVKILLEHGADPTIETDSGYNSMDLAVALGHRSVQQVIESHLLMLLQNVKE; this comes from the exons ATGGAGTCTTCATCAAATCTTGATGTTGGAGCCCCGCTAATTGTGGAAGACTGTGCGAGCAGCTATAGCCTATCTCACATGCCGAACATTAAAGTGGAGCATCATCTTGATCCCAGTGTAGAGGAAGGACCAGCACAGAGTGTTGCTATGGGAATGAAATTCATTTTGCCTAATAGGTTTGATATGAATGTCTGCTCCCGATTTGTGAAGTCCTTGAATGAAGAAGACAGCAAAAATATTCAAGATCAAGTGAATTCTGACCTTGAAGTGGCATCTGTATTATTTAAAG CTGAATGCAATATCCATACTTCTCCTTCTCCTGGGATTCAAGTCAGACATGTCTACACCCCATCAACTACAAAGCATTTTTCACCTATAAAACAATCCACCACTTTAACTAACAAGCACAGAGGAAATGAAGTGTCTACAACACCTTTGCTTGTAAACT CTCTCTCCATTCACCAGCTGGCAGCTCAAGGAGAAATGCTGTATCTAGCCACCCGCATAGAGCAAG AAAATGTAATCAATCATACAGATGAAGAAGGCTTTACCCCTCTGATGTGGGCTGCAGCCCATGGACAGATAGCAGTGGTAGAATTTCTTCTTCAAAAT GGTGCAGATGCACAGATCCTGGGGAAGGGGCGAGAAAGTGCCCTGTCATTGGCCTGTAGTAAAGGGTACACCGATATTGTCAAGATGCTGCTAGACTGTGGAGTTGATGTCAATGAATATGACTGG AATGGTGGTACACCTTTGCTCTATGCTGTGCATGGAAACCACGTGAAATGTGTCAAAATACTCTTAG AGCATGGTGCTGATCCAACTATAGAAACAGACTCTGGATATAATTCCATGGATTTGGCTGTAGCCTTAGGTCATCGAAGCG TTCAACAGGTGATTGAGTCTCATTTATTAATGCTTCTTCAAAACGTCAAGGAATAA
- the UTP15 gene encoding U3 small nucleolar RNA-associated protein 15 homolog yields the protein MASYKPVIVQTYPKLGEKVTEDTLYWKNYKAPIQIKEFGAVNKIDFSPVRPYNYAVTASSRIHIYGRYSQEPIKTFSRFKDVAYSATYRDDGKLLVAGSEEGSIRLFDIGGRAALRQFEGHTKAVHVAGFLSDKYRIVSGADDYTSKVWDVSSASEIITYREHTDYVRCGCVSKLNADLFVTGSYDHTVKVFDTRTEKSVVTIEHGHPVESVNLFPSGGLLVTAGGRYVKIWDILRGGQLLVSLRNHHKTVTCLCLTSSGQRLLSGSLDRHVKVYSTTSYKVVHSFLYEASILSLALAPNDETLVVGMTNRILNIKHRKHEEKQPSGRRRRPTYRTFVKGRNYLPKQEDFLVTKPVRNHLKKYDQLLRSFQVSKALDAVLQGPVRSNPPEVTVAVMQELNRRGTLKNALAGRDEKQLSVLLSFLIRHVTDARFAPVLINVAEMIIDIYMPVVGQSAVVDKQFLKLQNIVEKEIDYQEELLEVLGMMDALFATMARKEPVPLEENKSDGQ from the exons ATGGCTAGCTACAAACCTGTCATAGTACAGACTTATCCAAAACTTGGCGAAAAAGTAACGGAGGACACTTTATACTGGAAGAATTACAAG GCTCCCATTCAGATAAAGGAGTTTGGTGCAGTGAATAAAATTGACTTTTCTCCAGTCCGTCCATATAATTATGCTGTTACAGCTTCCTCAAGG ATTCACATCTATGGTCGATACTCGCAGGAGCCAATCAAAACTTTCTCTCGGTTTAAAGATGTTGCATACAGTGCTACATATAGAGATGATGGGAAGCTGTTGGTAGCCGGCAGTGAAGAGGGCAGCATTCGACTCTTTGACATTGGTGGGAGAGCAGCACTGAGACAGTTCGAGGGGCATACCAA agcaGTACATGTTGCCGGCTTCCTATCTGATAAATACCGAATAGTGTCTGGAGCAGATGATTACACTTCCAAGGTGTGGGATGTTTCTTCCGCCTCAGAAATCATCACCTATAGAGAGCACACAGACTATGTGAGATGTGGCTGTGTTAGTAAACTGAATGCAGATCTCTTTGTAACAG GCTCTTATGATCATACTGTGAAAGTATTTGATACCCGGACAGAAAAAAGTGTGGTGACGATAGAACATGGGCACCCAGTGGAAAGTGTTAACCTCTTTCCTTCTGGAGGTCTTCTTGTGACTGCAG GTGGTCGGTATGTTAAAATATGGGATATCCTTAGAGGAGGGCAGTTACTTGTTTCCTTGAGAAATCACCATAAAACTGTAACCTGTTTGTGCCTAACCAGCTCTGGTCAGAGGCTGCTGTCTGGCTCACTAGATAG GCATGTGAAGGTATACAGTACAACATCCTACAAAGTGGTTCACAGCTTTCTCTACGAAGCCTCCATTCTCAGTCTTGCATTAGCA CCAAATGATGAAACCCTAGTTGTTGGCATGACAAACAGAATCCTGAATATCAAACATCGAAAACATGAAGAAAAGCAGCCTTCTGGAAGGAGGAGGCGGCCCACATATCGAACATTTGTAAAAGGAAGAAACTATTTGCCAAAGCAG GAGGATTTCCTTGTCACAAAGCCTGTAAGAAATCACTTGAAAAAATACGACCAACTTTTGAGAAGTTTCCAGGTTTCCAAGGCCCTGGATGCTGTCCTTCAG GGCCCTGTGCGATCAAACCCACCTGAAGTTACAGTTGCTGTCATGCAGGAACTGAATCGGAGAGGCACATTGAAAAATGCACTTGCGGGACGCGATGAGAAACAGCTCAGTGTACTCCTTAGTTTCTTGATAAG GCATGTGACTGATGCAAGATTTGCTCCTGTGCTAATAAATGTTGCAGAAATGATTATAG ATATCTACATGCCTGTGGTTGGACAATCTGCTGTTGTTGATAAGCAGTTTCTAAAACTTCAGAATATTGTAGAAAAGGAGATTGATTACCAGGAGGAACTGCTAGAAGTCTTGGGAATGATGGATGCACTCTTTGCTACTATGGCAAGAaaagagcctgttccactggagGAGAACAAATCGGATGGTCAATAG